The DNA sequence TAATTCATCTTCGTTTTCAAGTTGGTCCGCCCCAAAGGCTTGTAAGGAAGGGTTATAACCCCCTTGCCCAAGCGAAATCATATAGAGAGACCATGATAGGGATGATATTGAATGTACTTTGTTCGTTGGTATCCAAGGCCATCGCACCGCAGTTGATGTCAAAGCTAAAAGCCCCTAATAATCAGCATTGATATCCATCAATATTTCATTACATACTTATCatagtattaattaaaattgttacaCAAGGAAGAACGcgacaaaaaaataaccatATGAAGAGCCAGCTCATGACATGATTCTTCGTtgtcttaattttctttttatttcctttgttTTGAGTTGTGGAGTTGGAGGGAGTGTTTTCACATGCAATACAAGCACATAATCAAGATTCAAATACGAAACCTTGAATAGTCCCGCGGGACGGGGTGTTGATCATAAGCTATAGTTGTCACATCATCCCTTTTGCTGGGTGAAAAAACAGGCATACAAATTTTCACGTACAAAGATAAGTGGATGGTGAGTAGGGCTCCATCACGGGGATAAAGGTGGCTGTCTCTGCATGTAGATTTCCACTAAACCTTCCAATTATCTATTTTTCGGGCACTGAAAGTCGTGAGAGAATCAATGAATAGAGTATAGGCGCAGGTGTAGAAATACACACACAACCAGCATGAACAGAAGATTAAACAAAAAACGACAAAGGAACTAATACTACTACTACTAGTAGCAAGGCCGGCGTGAGATTGTATCATCAACCGTAGAGATCATGTTGAACTCACCGCAGCGTAAAGCACAGAAGAGGCGAAAATTGTGGAGTATCTGTCCCAGTAAGAGTCGGCGAGCGTCGCCACTATGAGCGGCAGCATCGACGTAAATCCCATCCACCCATTCACATATTTCGCGGCTGAAGAATTGCTCATCCCCATAACATCTGTCAGATACGTTACCAAATTGGAAGCCACCCCTTTGAATGCAAATCTCTCCATCCCAGCTATCACTGTTGCAAAACGTATTTCAATATCAATTCCCAACCCattaataaaagagaagatCATCCTAAATCAAAGTATGTGTATACATACGGGCTTACCTGTAAGGAGAAAACATGGTTTGTTGAGTCCCATTGACATATGCGGGTGGGAGGAGTTTGGTGGGTAGGTTGTAAGGGAAGTGAGAAATGGTGTGTGATTCTGTTGGAGGGATGATATAAGAAGAAGGTGTGTCAGTCTGAGAGTCGGAGTCGATGGAGATAGACAAAGAAGTAGTCCATCATGGCATGCACATTCTGTTTTAACTCCAACACCATCTGTTTGTTGCTTTTTTcggaatttaatttaatgggACACTCCCATCCTCACTACTTCAATTCAAACATCTCTTCCCTTCCATTATTATtcacttttttcattttcaactgTGTAAAAAGTTGGTCCTCCACTTTCACACGCCCGGGAATGGACTgccttttctttcctttttctttttcattaaacTTTGGTATAGtctgttttattttctattttatgaaatacatatatatgtttatgtgtataacatttttcattacataaaatacataatgtCATCTTTAtatacacaaataaaataagatttgcactaaaatatttaattaagatgAGATGGGGATGGCAAAGATAATATTACACCATGTTTTCTAATTAGGTGCCGAGGATAAATActgtttttcatttatattctgttttaacatatatattacaacaTAAGGGACACGAAAAATTACATTGGATCAATGAGACGGTAGTTATATGGACAGTAGACAGGGTCATAGTGATGACATGTGTCAATCAATTTACATGTGGGTACGCTCGAAATTGCCATGTATTTTTGCATAAAATCTGGAAGTCAGTTACGGAATCTTGGACGTATACGAATAGGATCACCtcacttattttcttatccAAACAATTCATATACGGCACTACTATATGCTCATACTCAATTTAGGATTGTTTCCGGGCGTTTAAAAAAGGTTTTTCCTTTGCAGTTTTTggttctttaaaaatatttttgaaatatttagaatatctGTTTGGTTaagaaaagtaattttatactaaaaagttaaaagtgcATTGAGGATgcttttagctgttttgatttttttttaataaatataattttatttttaattaatttgtccttattataataattttaattcaattttatcgttTTTAGTTTATCTTAAAAGTTGATATCTAAATTTTCGAATAAGttgaataatttaagttttttttatattttatgcacTATATATTGTTGCATTCACTTAAATTGTCTGaagtatttatgtatttaaatctCATCTCAAGCTGGAAGGCTTTGGTAATTAATCCCATGGTATTGAAAGGGTTTGGTGAAGATTAATGAGAAAAAGGCATGCATGCAATCATCAGTCATGCACAGCCCCCTGCCGGGGTGTGGTGTTTCGCATGGCTGCTCACGCCCATCGTGTGTGCAACACATGCCTCTCCACCAACCAACCAAATTGGCACGTCCTTCCTTAACTACTCCACCaattacctatatatataattaaagaattaatctGCAGAATCGCAATTCCCAAACCCCTCTTATCAGTAGATGCAAATATGAAAGTGGGTGATGagtcaattattttaaaaaagacgAGGCTGCGTCCATGATAATGTTTGTTTGGAAAAGATATAAAAAGGGCAACACCACTCCACTCCATGGCTACAAAAAGGGAGGAGGTGGATGTAAGGGGTAATTACTTTATCAAGTGAGAAGAAACGTCGGGGGAACTCTAATTGGGCTTATACATGGCGTAAATGTGTTGTCATAAAGAAAGATGCATCACCCAGTTGCTGTTTAATTTCTCGTACCAGCTGTATTCTTCCTTTACGTGGTTTCTGACATGGAATTCactttcttcttccttctttgcTTACAATGCGACATATAatactatctatctatatGGGATATTATAGGAATTAATTCACTCATCTCATCATCCATCCAATCCACCTCAAATATTGATCCATCattttagttttcttcttAATTTACTTGATGACCAAATAATTGAGGTAAAAAAGCAGTGACGTTGGGGCTTTTTCCGCCAAATAATTCTACGCTTTcaaaactttgaaattttcaactttcctATACCTAGTCTtgataattcaatatttttacattttccaTTGATACTTGTGTTTGGCATTGAGGTTATTACTATacatttttacattaattacaaCAGATTCTTGACTTTTCTTTAACTATAAagtttgtgaaatttatatcattttagccaaaaataaaaaataaaaaagacaacACTGTGGGAATATCAATACAGGAGCTTAACTTGGGCTCTAGCCATCATCTGTTCACAGTGAAGAAGACGCACTTCTTGTACACAAAGATGGGTTTTTATCTTGCTTCATAAAGTCGCTTTTGCGAGTTTATAAGTGATTTTACGTTTAGTTTTCTTAGTTACTGTTAGTTCATATTAGTTAAGTTTTCTTCTTCAGCTTCTATAAACGTACACCAATCTGCCATCATTTTCAGAATTACAATGATTTGTGTGAAGCCCATATGGGTTTGCGTATATCACATCCTTGGACTCATATCTATTTAAGTAATGGCCCAATGAGCAGCGGGCCTGGGCCTGGTCCTGAGTCCAGTACATCTAATTTGTTAATGGCTGATTTGCTGCATCTAATTTGGCGTACTAACTCATAATCTTTAGTCTTtaatcttttccttttttattttttcattttattttattacatcagagagaaaggaaaaagggaaaggGGCGGTCGTTTTGGGCTTTTTCCAACAAACTATTCATAGGCGGAGACTTGCAAGTCTTGATTCACAGTCCGCTATTCTCGATCGGACATCCACTCATCACTTCTTTCTGTGATTATGGCAgatcaccaccaccaccaccaccaccgcccCAATCGCATCTCCCTTCCCCCGCGCCCCGCCTTTCCTGCTTCTGCCGCCGCCGCCCCCTTCTGCCGCCGCCGCCACTCCGACCCCACGTCCCTCCTACCTCCCCTTCACCTATCCACCTTCTACCCCAACTCCCACCCCCTCCAAACACCGACTTTCAATCTCCAGGCCCTCCACTGGTAGCGCCTCCACCTCCTCCTTCTCCTTCCTTCTACTCCTCCTCTTCTCACTTCGTTCCCTCTACTCTCTCCTCCCATTCTTGCGCTCTTCCCCTCCCTCTTTCTCCATATtccctttctcttttttggtCTCCCTTCTGTCTTTCATCCTCACGCTCtccttctctttgttttcCTCGATATTTGGTAAAGACTCTTTATACCAAAAGTCTCAACGCCCCATTTTTTCCCTCACTTTAATCACCCAATCCCAGCACAAACTCCTCGTTGCTAAATCTCTCCTTCTCGCCGTTGTTTTTTTACTAAGATTTCAGGCGTTAAGATATTGTGGCGCGGCTGCAATGATTTTAGCGGAATTGTCCGGAAATGTGGCCGCGCGTTTTATGGCAGAAGGGAAAAATCGGAGCTTTGTTAATCGGAATTCAATTGGATCATCTAAGGTGCGTGGGTTTATTGCACTTTTTTCTGGGTTGCTTTTGTTGTCAGTTAGCTGGGATCGAGTTGAATGTTTCCCTCTCTCCCATGTAAATATTACGAGCAAAGGTGTTTCGGTGTTTCCTAGTGGCAATTGTTTGAGGATTTGGCCAATGCTGCTTCCTTTTCTATCGGGGTTTTTGGGGTGCTACGAGCGGGTCTTATGGAACTGGGGGGATATTCGAGAGCTCGGACAAAAAAGGGTTCGTTTGATCACTTTGTTTTTCACCACAGTTGTACTCTTTATACCAGCTGCTGTTAGTATGCTTGTCTTTGAAGCTGAAGGTGATAGCATATCATTGTCGAGTCTCAGCTGGCCGTTGGCAAATACTGTGGTTTTTGGTGTGCTTTTGAGTGAGAATTACACTGATGGGAAAGTAGCTGCTCCCAGAGATGTTCAAAGGGAGTATCTTGTGACCTTTCTCTGTACTCTTGTTTTGGAGTTGTTCTATTTCCCAGAGCTTTCACTCTGGGGATTGCTGATTTGTGGGCTGTTGCTGTGGATTTCCGTGAGGGAATTGGAtcccatttatactaattatcctGAACTGGGTGTCGAATCGTCTGAATCGCTTAGCACCGCGGTCATGAAGCCTATTAGGCACATTTTGAGTGAAAGGAAGTCCCGCAAGATTGCTCTATTTTTGTTGATCAATACTGCCTACATGGTTGTTGAATTTGTGGCTGGTTTCATGAGTAACAGTCTTGGGTTGATATCCGATGCCTGTCACATGTTGTTTGATTGTGCTGCTCTGGGTATTGGCTTGTATGCTTCCTACATTTCACGCTTGCCTGCAAATAGCCAGTTTAATTATGGTCGTGGGAGATTTGAGGTTCTCTCGGGATATGTAAATGCTGTTTTTCTAGTGCTTGTTGGAGCACTAATTACACTTGAGTCATTAGAGCGGATTTTAGATCCTCAAGAGATTTCTACTAGCAGCCTGCTAGCTGTTTCAATTGGAGGGCTGGTTGTGAACATTGTAGGACTGATCTTCTTTCATGAGGAACATCATCATGCCCATGGTGGATCTGGAGCATGTTCTCATTCCCATTCTCACAACCATTTGGCAGCTCATTCCCACTCTCATCACCATGATCATCATTTACATCATGACAATCTTGAAGACAAACAACAGGAATTTGTAGCTGTTGTCAGCGACTGCGATGAGCAATGCAGTGTTGGTCATGAAAGCCAGGAGCATAACAACCACCATGCAGCTGATGGTAAAGGAGaacataaaagtaaacaattcCAGTGCAATGGTCAtgaccaccaccaccaccaccatgaTCAGCACGGCCATCATCACCAACATGTTGACCCACACGACCACAAGCATCATGTTAACATAAATGACCAAAATCAGCGCAATGTTGACCAACATAACCACCATATTCACAAACATGACCACCATCACCACCATGTTGACCAACATGATCACCATCACCACAATGTTGACCGACATGATCACCATCACGATCACCACCATAACCACGATCATACTGAATGTCTTttgggagaaaaagaaaagaagcatcaccatcaccatcaccacaTTGACCACAACATGCAAGGTATCTTCTTGCATGTCTTGGCAGACACCTTGGGAAGTGTTGGAGTTGTCATTTCCACCCTATTAATCAAGTACAAGGGATGGCTAGTTGCTGATCCTGCCTgctcaatatttatttctgcATTAATTGTGGCATCCGTGATTCCACTGCTCAGAAATTCTGCAGAAATCTTGCTGCAAAGAGTTCCTAGATCTTGTGAGCAGGATCTTAGGGAAGCTCTTAATGATTTGATGAAGCTGAAGGGAGTCTTTGGCATTCAGAATCTGCATGTCTGGAGCTTCACTAACACGGATGTCGTGGGGACCATCCATCTTCATGTCTCAGCAGACACTGATAAGGctctaataaaaaaacaagtaTCACAGATTTTACAGGATGCTGGGATTAAGGATTTGGCAGTGCAGGTCGAAAGTGTCAACTGTAACTGAGGAAAACATTTCTTACCTTCTAACCGCCTGTATAATGTGTTCGGAGagcaaactttatttttgtctgGCAGGGAGCGGAATGTGCTATTCAGAAACAAGAGTGACTGGTAATTTGATCAcatcatttcattttctttgttgcaTGAGTTTAGTTCACCCCTTACTAATTTCACCTAAGAATCATTTTAATGTAAAGCATAAAAGCATTTAATATATGTACCGCCTAGTTTTACATAATCCTGTGACATTCTATGATAAGCGCAAGTGTGGGAAGAGCCAATCTGCccttaatgaaaatttctagaaaaaagattattaGTCGGAAACTACTGCACAGTAACCTTCGACattgaagttattattttatatccaCCCATTTCTGCAAAAGCTTGCGTGAGTAAAGATAATGGTTTATGTAGATGAAAGAGCAATGCAATTAGCTTCTGTTACTGTTAGAAATAAGAGAGTTTTATgttatgtataaatttgtaGTTCCCTCAGAAAAAAGTTCATCTCCAGTTGTCTATatgtgcttttcttttttctcttctcttataATTAGATTCATAGGCATCCAATATTTTCTGCACATTCAATGCTTGGGTAGTATTATGAAGATTCTTGCATATGATAgttgaaattgataaaatttttagggGGTCAATCCCAATGTACAGCAGGGTATGTTACTCAATCAAGTTTCTTGTTTTCAAGATTTCAGGCTTTAAAGCTACGGATCATGGATCAACTTTCTCTATGAGCAGCTTCACTTGCATAGGCTATCATGGCTGGTCGTCTTTGATGCAGACCGCTCAATTCAAGCATGCGACAGATATCACAAGAGTGTCAAGATCCAATTGTGACTCCATCTCCGCGGGAATTTGTGTAGTGCACAGAATATTCAGCTCTTCTCCCCTACTCAGAATCTCAGATAGTGAAAATATTAGGGTGAGAAGTGTAGTCGTAGAACATTTACCTTCAGATACATTGATCGAAATATATAAGCTATTGCCTGTATTTAACACTTGAAAGTTACTTCATAGGATGATCTTCATGTTTTCCCCTTCTGTGGGATCAATTTTTGACATGTATCTTTTGCTGGAGTAAtttaagataatataaattaagcaCCACTTAATATATGTAAGTctggttatttattttatatattaatttggaattaattatacttaaacccTTCTCAAAATGCTAAAATACACTTTTCCTGAAGAAGTTATATTTACGcctttttagaaaatttccGTTTTAAATTTGTTCTCTTTTTGTTAGTGTTTGGTCAAAAAATGCTTGCTCatgtaagtaaaaaaaattatataaatttttaattttgtttatgaaaatgttaaatatggggtaaaattgaaaatttatataaatttttttttgctagcGTGAGtaaattttgtccaaattctAACGAAAATGAGTCAGGTATAAacagtaaattttttgaaggaatgtaagtataatttcaaattttttttaaagaaaatatagttttacattgtctaaatgtaataaactcttaaaatttatgtatgttTTGAAAGTGGATAAAGAGCATATTACTGAAATGATTTATACAGTACGATCTCTGAAATTTGTAGCAACtgataaattatacaattctctctcatctaaaattttagatttgaATTGTCAAAATAATGAGTAGTTTGGCAGCactatcattatcattattagaaataattattttgcacaTCTTAATCTATAGTTTGTTTAAAATTGTGGgagtaatatttattaaatgtatttatttaaataaaaataacatgttATATTGAACACACATTGACGggatgagaagaagaagaagaagaagaagaacgtTTAAGAGTAGAATACATCTCGCAAGTCAACCTTACTTTACTGTAACTGAGTTCCAAGGTATTGCATTTATTAGGGTTTAAGTGAGGATTTTTACTTTTACCTCAACAAAAATGGAGATCAAGGAGGAGAAGGTGGTCGCGGTGATCTTGGTTGGTGGCCCGACCAAAGGTTcgatttttctcaaatatttcgAATCATGTAATCCTTCTCTTCATTTGTTCACACTTGCCCCCTTCTTCATCCTCATTTGTTCAGGGACTCGATTCAGGCCGCTTTCTTTTAACACTCCAGAGCCTTTATTTCCTCTTGCCGGTCAGCCCATGGTTTATCATCCCATCTCCGCTTGCAAAAGAGTATGTTTCATACTtgctaaattcatttatttcttgtatgcaatactttattttcttggtttgAGAATTTGGGAAATTTTCATTGTCAGTGTTGAGTGTTAAAGGTGGGATCTTGACATATGTCACTGTGTTTTATGGCATTGTTTCGGCATTGATCTAGCTAGACATTCTGTTGGAAGATTCAAATATTGTTTTGTCATTGATAGTTGCTGATGTGCAGATACCCAACCTGGTGCAAGTTTTTCTTGTTGGGTTCTACGAGGAGCGGGAGTTTGCTTTATACGTCTCTTCAGTATCTAACGAGCTCAGAGTTCCTGTCAGGTAAACCGGATGTTGTTTTTCCCTTGATTTATGGTGTCGTTCAGTTCCTTTCTTCATCTTCTGTACCTGTTGTTGTTTTTCCCTTGATTTATGGTGTCGCTCAGTTCCTTCTTCATCTTGTTTTTGTTATCCGTTTCTCTGATGGGGTTTTTATTTTCCAGATATTTGAAGGAAGATAAGCNNNNNNNNNNAGAGATAAGATCATGGAGGAGTCACCTGTATGTGTCACTGGTTTGAAGCAATAGAATAAACTGCCTTATATAACTCTAATTTCCTCCCGATTTAGAAGTCATATAAGTTTATCGCACATTTTGAGTTGTAACTGCCTATGATTTGTGAAACCTTAATCTCCAATTTTGcactttatcaaataataagtcTTAACACTTATTTTTCACGTTGTATTCtggttttctttgttgtt is a window from the Sesamum indicum cultivar Zhongzhi No. 13 linkage group LG15, S_indicum_v1.0, whole genome shotgun sequence genome containing:
- the LOC105177179 gene encoding zinc transporter 7-B, whose translation is MILAELSGNVAARFMAEGKNRSFVNRNSIGSSKVRGFIALFSGLLLLSVSWDRVECFPLSHVNITSKGVSVFPSGNCLRIWPMLLPFLSGFLGCYERVLWNWGDIRELGQKRVRLITLFFTTVVLFIPAAVSMLVFEAEGDSISLSSLSWPLANTVVFGVLLSENYTDGKVAAPRDVQREYLVTFLCTLVLELFYFPELSLWGLLICGLLLWISVRELDPIYTNYPELGVESSESLSTAVMKPIRHILSERKSRKIALFLLINTAYMVVEFVAGFMSNSLGLISDACHMLFDCAALGIGLYASYISRLPANSQFNYGRGRFEVLSGYVNAVFLVLVGALITLESLERILDPQEISTSSLLAVSIGGLVVNIVGLIFFHEEHHHAHGGSGACSHSHSHNHLAAHSHSHHHDHHLHHDNLEDKQQEFVAVVSDCDEQCSVGHESQEHNNHHAADGKGEHKSKQFQCNGHDHHHHHHDQHGHHHQHVDPHDHKHHVNINDQNQRNVDQHNHHIHKHDHHHHHVDQHDHHHHNVDRHDHHHDHHHNHDHTECLLGEKEKKHHHHHHHIDHNMQGIFLHVLADTLGSVGVVISTLLIKYKGWLVADPACSIFISALIVASVIPLLRNSAEILLQRVPRSCEQDLREALNDLMKLKGVFGIQNLHVWSFTNTDVVGTIHLHVSADTDKALIKKQVSQILQDAGIKDLAVQVESVNCN